A DNA window from Brassica napus cultivar Da-Ae chromosome C1, Da-Ae, whole genome shotgun sequence contains the following coding sequences:
- the LOC106376844 gene encoding pyridoxal 5'-phosphate synthase-like subunit PDX1.2 gives MADHDQGAVTLYSGTAITDAAKKNHPFSVKVGLAQVLRGGAVVEVSSVNQAKIAESAGACAVLISDPPRSPATAGVQRMPDPALVKEVKRAVSVPVMARARVGHFVEAQILEHLAVDYIDESEIISVADEGNFINKHNFRSPFICGCRDTGEALRRIREGAAMIRIQGDVTRTGNVAETVRNVRRVMGDVRVLNNMDDDEVFAFAKKLSAPYDLVAQTKQMGRVPVVQFASGGITTPADAALMMQLGCDGVFVGCEVFEGTDPFKRVRSIVQAVQHYNDPHVLAEMSSGLESAMESLSVSGDRIQGSV, from the coding sequence ATGGCGGATCATGACCAAGGCGCCGTGACTCTCTACAGCGGCACAGCCATCACCGACGCCGCCAAGAAAAACCATCCCTTCTCCGTCAAAGTCGGCTTAGCTCAAGTCCTCCGCGGCGGCGCCGTCGTTGAAGTCTCCTCCGTAAACCAAGCCAAGATCGCCGAGTCCGCCGGCGCATGCGCCGTCCTCATCTCGGATCCGCCCCGATCCCCAGCCACCGCCGGCGTCCAGCGCATGCCGGATCCAGCCCTCGTCAAAGAAGTGAAACGCGCGGTGTCCGTCCCCGTGATGGCACGCGCGCGCGTCGGTCATTTCGTGGAAGCTCAGATCCTGGAGCATCTCGCCGTTGACTACATCGACGAGAGCGAGATCATCTCGGTTGCAGACGAAGGTAACTTCATCAACAAGCATAACTTCCGATCTCCGTTCATATGCGGGTGCCGCGACACCGGTGAGGCCTTGAGGAGGATCAGAGAAGGAGCCGCGATGATTCGGATCCAAGGAGATGTTACAAGAACAGGGAACGTTGCGGAGACTGTGAGGAACGTTAGGAGAGTGATGGGTGACGTTAGGGTTCTGAACAACATGGATGACGATGAGGTTTTCGCGTTTGCGAAGAAGTTGTCTGCGCCGTACGATCTCGTGGCGCAGACGAAGCAGATGGGGAGGGTTCCGGTTGTGCAGTTTGCGTCTGGTGGGATCACGACTCCTGCTGATGCGGCTTTGATGATGCAGTTGGGGTGTGATGGGGTTTTTGTGGGTTGTGAGGTTTTTGAGGGGACGGATCCGTTTAAGAGAGTGAGGAGTATTGTTCAGGCTGTTCAGCATTATAATGATCCTCATGTGTTGGCTGAGATGAGCTCTGGGCTGGAGAGTGCGATGGAGAGCTTGAGTGTGAGTGGTGACAGGATTCAAGGAAGTGTTTGA